The Bombus pascuorum chromosome 11, iyBomPasc1.1, whole genome shotgun sequence genome has a window encoding:
- the LOC132911860 gene encoding uncharacterized protein LOC132911860: MKCIQDDWKLGWFERISYVFLVTFYCFSKHASVSALDNSTNTFVERSRVDCSLRKDIITCGKYKVARWLHDIVREKEYSYGSLRIVRIPSISGQPILPKLPQSRVFKTDAVEALNFVRDCLEDLLTKRALVYTVDNSATGRSFGSAPMIMDEDELIEMKSRKYPADNWRLLKKKSSIIVPLLILLNLLKVKLLLLPIFLSVHFIKKLLVLASIIVPSLLARLKICKLANSHYQGYPYHMWGTAADAPVDYPTGYGQEEPWSHRSDYAPVNSPYMGFQGYRNPYG; encoded by the exons ATGAAGTGTATACAAGACGATTGGAAGTTGGGCTGGTTCGAGAGAATTAGCTACGTTTTCTTAGTgactttttattgtttttcgaAGCACGCCTCTGTATCGGCGCTTGATAATTCAACCAACACGTTTGTCGAGAGATCTCGAGTAGACTGCAGCCTGCGCAAAGATATAATCACTTGCGGGAAATACAAAGTTGCCAGGTGGCTTCATGACATTGTGAGGGAGAAG gAATACAGCTATGGTTCCCTGCGTATTGTGAGAATCCCATCCATATCTGGACAACCGATACTCCCAAAGTTACCACAGTCACGTGTGTTCAAAACCGATGCGGTCGAGGCCTTGAACTTCGTCAGGGACTGCTTGGAGGATCTGTTGACGAAACGAGCTTTGGTTTACACGGTCGACAACTCTGCCACTGGTAGGAGTTTTGGTAGCGCGCCTATGATCATGGACGAGGATGAACTCATTGAAATGAAGAGCAGAAAATACCCTGCTG ATAACTGGAGACTTCTGAAGAAGAAATCCTCCATAATCGTTCCTCTTCTAATCCTATTAAACCTACTGAAAGTGAAACTGTTGCTTCTACCCATTTTCCTCAGTGTTCATTTCATCAAGAAGCTACTAGTGCTAGCTTCCATCATCGTTCCCTCGTTATTGGCGCGTCTCAAGATTTGCAAACTCGCGAATTCACATTACCAGGGTTACCCTTATCACATGTGGGGTACGGCCGCTGATGCACCCGTCGATTATCCAACAG GATACGGTCAAGAGGAGCCATGGTCTCACAGAAGCGATTACGCCCCAGTAAACTCTCCTTACATGGGATTCCA